In Bactrocera oleae isolate idBacOlea1 chromosome 5, idBacOlea1, whole genome shotgun sequence, a genomic segment contains:
- the LOC138857333 gene encoding uncharacterized protein, which produces MIIKNPNNIFISDYLNEYFFVAALEEGLHETQLTVNEVTFEWGSNPGDNYCSRIYRVSVVYERQVDDDEPPVQEERSLILKTIPVTKNTRFLEDAGVFLKEKLTFLDVLPRLQILVDGPKFSAICYYAIKEPIPTIVLTDLKPEGFVVASRQEQLDWAHSELILQQTGRLHATSMILAQRDPDITKRFVNGMLSKQTILKSDTFKIMFGGALKQVANNAAEWPGFEKIAQKLHRFHDNFKPICAQLADRRESDRIVVMNHGDLWTGNVMYAYDDPKQPEKPTRAIFMDFQLNFYGSPGCDLNFLLNASVRLNLRKERRDDLINVYYKTFKETLEFLHYENIPTLEDLKYELRSRELYGLFALCCFLPIVTMPKELSEDNSIENLVNEEFARLKFKKVFAQERLQAQLKYGLKRLEDMGVLDEF; this is translated from the exons ATGATTATCAAAAATccgaacaatatttttatatctgaTTATTTGAATGAATACTTCTTTGTGGCCGCGCTCGAGGAAGGTTTGCATGAAACCCAGCTGACGGTTAATGAAGTAACCTTCGAATGGGGCAGCAACCCCGGTGATAATTACTGCTCACGCATCTATCGCGTTTCAGTGGTCTATGAGCGTCAAGTTGACGATGATGAGCCGCCGGTACAAGAGGAACGGTCGTTAATCCTCAAAACTATACCGGTTACGAAAAACACACGTTTCCTTGAGGATGCAGGTGTATTCCTCAAAGAGAAATTAACCTTCTTAGATGTATTGCCACGGCTGCAAATACTTGTGGATGGTCCGAAATTCAGTGCCAT CTGCTATTATGCAATCAAGGAACCCATTCCTACCATTGTGCTTACTGACTTGAAACCCGAAGGTTTTGTGGTTGCCTCCCGACAGGAACAGCTCGATTGGGCACACAGCGAATTGATCTTGCAACAAACGGGGCGCCTGCATGCCACTTCAATGATTTTAGCCCAGAGA GATCCCGACATCACCAAGCGCTTTGTAAACGGTATGCTGAGCAAGCAGACAATATTAAAGAGTGATACCTTCAAAATTATGTTCGGCGGTGCCCTGAAGCAAGTGGCCAACAATGCAGCCGAATGGCCCGGTTTTGAAAAGATCGCACAAAAATTGCACCGTTTCCACGACAATTTCAAGCCAATATGCGCACAGTTAGCCGATCGTCGTGAGAGCGATCGTATAGTAGTCATGAACCACGGTGATCTCTGGACAGGAAATGTAATGTACGCCTATGATGATCCCAAGCAACCCGAAAAGCCAACGCGCGCTATTTTT ATGGACTTCCAACTTAATTTCTATGGCAGCCCTGGCTGCGATCTTAACTTCCTTCTCAACGCTAGTGTACGTCTGAATTTGAGAAAAGAACGACGCGATGATCtcataaatgtatattataaaacattcaAGGAGACATTGGAATTCCTTCATTACGAGAATATACCAACTTTAGAAGATTTAAAGTATGAATTGCGCTCTCGTGAACTTTATGGTCTTTTCGCTTTGTGCTGTTTTCTGCCCATAGTTACTATGCCTAAAGAATTATCCGAAGATAACAGTAttgaaaatttggtaaatgAGGAGTTCGCCCGTCTAAAGTTCAAAAAAGTATTTGCACAAGAACGTTTACAAGCCCAGCTAAAGTATGGACTCAAGCGATTGGAGGATATGGGTGTGTTGGACGAGTTTTag
- the LOC106627081 gene encoding uncharacterized protein translates to MATFAIGEIPNYFNMEFFKRALENGLRMGDLKILGISIENLTMGGENYCSNIFRATIKYKTSEDQQTEQTIIVKNMPKQKQSVLSRLNIYRKETIFYLDIKPKMEALMWHLDKPWNLAARHFHSTTEPEQNIMFEDLSMLGFMLESRQVGLDLAHAQIVMQKLGEYHALTMLMAERSPAIIIDHFAFGLLNIDSIKKEAFKALFGAQLLKLATLVAEYPTMEPISKKLLKYYDHFTERVLESVYPLRGNVNVLNHGDLWVNNMFFKYESNSTKFKAPTEVRFIDFQLCYYGSIGFDINYFLNTSIQLDVLKNHRGSLIETYYDGLVRTLKALPYNNPIPKLTDILEEIAQRESFGFFVAFGFFPLMSMFTMDSQDNSLEKFYDEEFARRKIELMFQSNPRTMETLKYSLQRFDELKVLD, encoded by the exons ATGGCGACTTTTGCGATCGGCGAAATACCCAACTACTTCAATATGGAGTTCTTCAAAAGAGCGCTAGAGAATGGTTTGCGTATGGGCGATCTTAAAATTTTGGGCATATCCATTGAGAATCTAACAATGGGTGGTGAAAATTATTGCAGTAACATATTTCGGGCcactattaaatataaaaccaGCGAGGATCAGCAAACTGAACAgacaataatagtaaaaaatatgccaaaacaaaagcaaagtgTACTTAGTCGTTTGAATATCTATCGTAAGGAGACCATCTTCTATTTGGATATCAAACCTAAAATGGAAGCGCTCATGTGGCACTTGGATAAACCATGGAACCTGGCAGCAAG GCACTTTCACTCAACCACCGAACCGGAGCAGAATATTATGTTCGAGGATCTAAGTATGTTGGGCTTTATGTTAGAGAGCCGACAAGTGGGACTTGATTTGGCGCATGCGCAAATTGTTATGCAAAAGTTGGGTGAATACCATGCACTTACTATGTTGATGGCCGAGAGG TCACCTGCAATTATTATCGATCATTTTGCCTTCGGACTTTTGAATATAGACTCAATCAAGAAGGAAGCATTTAAAGCTTTATTTGGTGCACAGCTTTTAAAGCTCGCTACACTTGTAGCCGAATACCCCACAATGGAgccaatatcaaaaaaattattaaaatattacgaTCACTTCACGGAACGCGTGCTCGAGTCCGTCTATCCATTACGAGGTAATGTGAATGTACTAAATCATGGCGACTTGTGGGTAAATAATATGTTCTTCAAATACGAGAGTAactcaacaaaatttaaagCTCCGACCGAAGTTAGATTT ATCGATTTTCAGTTGTGTTATTATGGTAGCATTGGCTTCGATATAAATTATTTCTTGAATACCAGCATTCAGTTAGATGTATTGAAAAATCACCGTGGATCCTTGATTGAAACATATTATGACGGTTTAGTGCGGACCCTCAAAGCGTTGCCTTACAATAATCCAATACCtaaattaaccgatattttgGAGGAAATTGCTCAGCGTGAAAGTTTCGGCTTCTTCGTTGCATTCGGATTCTTTCCACTAATGTCCATGTTCACAATGGACTCGCAGGATAATTCATTGGAGAAGTTCTATGATGAGGAATTTGCTCGTCGCAAAATCGAATTAATGTTTCAAAGTAATCCACGAACGATGGAGACATTGAAATATTCTCTACAACGTTTCGATGAATTGAAGGTCTTGGATTGA
- the LOC106627080 gene encoding uncharacterized protein — protein MIIKNPNNIFIPDYLNEGFFVTALEEGLREIHLTVNKVTFEWGTNPGDNYCSRIYRVSVVYERQVDDDEPPVQEQRSLIVKTIPITKDTRFLEDVGAFIKEKLTYLDILPRLQILVDGPKFGATCLYAVKAPTRTIVLTDLKPEGFMVASRQEQLDWAHCELILQQTGRLHATSMVLAQRDTDITKRIVDGMLCKKSILNSDAFKNLAGSSLKHLANNAAEWPGFEKIAQKLHHFHDNFKPICAHLADPRDGDRIVVMNHGDLWTTNFMYAYDDPKQPEKPTRAIFVDFQLNFYGSPGCDLNFFLNTSVRLNLLKERRDDLINVYYKTFKETLEFLHYENISTLEDLKYELRSRELYGLFALFGFLPLVTMPKELSEDNSIENLVNEEFARLKYKKVFAQKRLQAQLKYGLKRLEDMGVLDEF, from the exons ATGATTATCAAAAATCCGAACAATATTTTCATACCCGATTATTTGAATGAGGGCTTCTTCGTGACCGCGCTCGAGGAAGGTTTGCGTGAAATCCACCTAACAGTTAATAAAGTAACCTTCGAATGGGGCACTAATCCCGGTGATAATTACTGCTCACGCATATATCGCGTTTCAGTGGTCTATGAGCGTCAAGTTGACGATGATGAGCCGCCGGTACAAGAGCAACGGTCGTTAATCGTCAAAACTATACCGATTACTAAAGACACACGTTTCCTCGAAGATGTAGGTGCATTTATTAAGGAAAAATTGACTTACTTAGACATATTGCCACGGCTACAAATACTTGTGGATGGGCCGAAATTCGGTGCCAC CTGCCTATATGCAGTCAAAGCACCTACTCGCACCATTGTGCTTACTGACTTGAAACCCGAAGGTTTTATGGTTGCCTCGCGACAAGAACAGCTCGATTGGGCACACTGTGAATTGATCTTGCAACAAACGGGACGCCTGCATGCCACTTCAATGGTTTTAGCCCAGAGA GATACCGACATCACCAAGCGCATTGTCGACGGTATGCTGTGCAAGAAGTCTATATTAAATAGTGatgcttttaaaaatttggcTGGCAGTAGCTTAAAGCACCTGGCCAACAATGCAGCCGAATGGCCCGGTTTCGAAAAGATCGCACAGAAATTGCACCATTTCCACGATAATTTCAAGCCCATATGCGCACATTTAGCGGATCCGCGTGATGGCGATCGTATCGTTGTGATGAATCACGGTGATCTCTGGACAACAAATTTCATGTACGCCTATGATGATCCCAAGCAACCCGAGAAGCCAACGCGCGCTATTTTT GTCGATTTCCAACTTAATTTCTATGGCAGCCCTGGTTGCGATCTTAACTTCTTTCTCAACACTAGTGTACGTCTGAATTTGTTGAAGGAACGACGCGATGATCtcataaatgtatattataaaacattcaAGGAGACATTGGAATTCCTTCATTACGAGAATATATCAACTTTAGAAgatttaaagtacgaattgcgcTCGCGTGAACTTTATGGACTTTTCGCTTTGTTCGGTTTTCTGCCCTTAGTTACTATGCCAAAGGAATTATCCGAAGATAACAGTAttgaaaatttggtaaatgAGGAGTTCGCCCGTCTAAAGTACAAAAAAGTGTTTGCACAAAAACGCTTACAAGCCCAGCTAAAGTATGGACTCAAGCGCTTGGAGGATATGGGTGTGTTGGACGAGTTTTaa